The window AAAATACAACTTACACATCAGCTTTGAACGATTTTAATTATTTCACTGATAAAGGGGTATTATTTAACAGTTTTTTTATAAAAAAAGAAGTAAATGACATTTTTGTAAAAAAAGAAAAAAATAGTAAAAAAGTTGATACTCAGTTAACGAGACTTGAAACTAACTGGACGTTTGATAATGTAAATGATATGGCAAGGTGGCGTATTGGTGATAGTTTAACTAAAGCTGCTGATTGGTCTGGTAGTACAAGGTTTATAGGATTGCAATATTCCACTAATTTTTCAGTTAGGCCAGATCTCATTACCCATCCACTTGCAAGTTTTCAAGGCAGAGCGGATTTACCTACTATATTTGACGTATATGCCAATAATTTACCGATTTATCGTGGTGAATCAAAAACTGGTGATTTTGAGATAGCTAACCTACCGGTAATTACTGGTAAAGGCGAGCTAGTTGTAAAAACTCAAGATATTACGGGTGTAGTAAGAACAATTAGGATGCCTTACTACTCTTCTCCTAGTTTACTGAAAGCCGGACTTGCAGATTATTCTTTTGAAGCGGGTATAGCACGTAAAGACTTTGGTCTCAATAGCAATAGATATAAAGATTTTGTTACTAGTGCTAACTATAGATATGGTATGAATGATTACTGGACTTCTGCCGTTCATTTTGAATTACTGAAAAACTACGCTAGTATCGGTACTACCCACGATGTGCAACTTGGTAATTATGGTCTGATTTCAACATCAATTGCCAGTAATTTTTATAAGGTAACAAATGCTCAAAAAGGCTCTTTAGGGTATAATTACCAAACTGATAGATATAATTTTAATATTACGGTTAGCAAAGCCGGCAAAAATTATTCTGATATTTATAACGCTTTAGCAAAAACTTCCACTGATCCTAGTTATCAAACTTCTGTGGGATACAATCATGAGAAATTTGGTAGTGTCTTTGTAGGATTCCTATCTTTTGTTGCTAACAATGGTGATTCTGAAAGTAAGCGCGTCAAAATTATCTCAACTACTTATAATAGAAATATTACTAAAAATTCTTCACTTAACCTTACAGTTGGAACAAATTTAGCAAATCAAAAAAAAGAAAGTTTTGTATATTTATCTTTTAATGCAAATCTAGGAAATAAAAGCCTTTCTTTAAGTAACTCTAACCAAAACGGTATTAGTACCAAGCAATTTTCGTATACTGCACCTGTGGGTAACAAATTAGGATGGGGATATAGAGCAACTCTTTTGAAAGGGCTTACAGAGGATTACGATTTGCAGTTAGATCGCCAAGGAGAAAAAGGAAATGCCTCCTTGTTTTTATATCGTTATGGGGGATCAGCCGTACAACAATTAGAGTTTATGGGTGCTTTAGTTGCTATGGACAGAGGTTTGTATCGGACTCAGCCAATTTATAATAGCATGGCTCTAGTTAAAGTAGGAGAAATTAAGGGCGTACCGGTATATAATAACAATATGCTCGTAGGGTATACCGATAGTAAAGGTAAAGTATTAGTGCCGGATGTTTTACCTTACGTCCCGTCAGAAATTAGATTGGACCAGAGAAAATTACCGCTAGATAGCAATTTCGCTTCAGTAACTGCCAAAACTGCTCCTAAGTGGAAAACAGGTGTGGTAATTGATTTCGGAGTTAATCGTGTAAAAAGCGCTGAAATGGTTTTAATTGATAGTTCTCATAAGACTGTAAATTTTGACAGGGATGTGACAATTGAAGGGATTGAAGAAAGTTTGTTTGTAGGTTATGGAGGCAAAGTATATATAACTGATATTAGAAATTTAATTTCCTTAAAAGGTACAGCGTGCGAGGGTGATGAATGCTGTAACTTTGTTGTGCCGATAAATAGCGATTCAAAAGAACCAATATTAGATTTAGGAGAGGTAACATGTCATTAATAAATATTCAAGTGCAGAATTATAAGCGCAGAGAATTAATAAATACAGTTCTTTGGAACTACTTTTTTAACACAACAAAATTATATGAGGTTATAAAAAAACAAAATATTTATGTAGTTGGTTTTAAGATATTTGCTATAAAGGTTTTATCTATATTACTATCTGATACTATAGTTTATGCTTCTGGTACTGTAAAACCTGGTGACAAAGGGTATACATGTAACTTAACAACATATAACATTGATTTTGGAGCTTTTTATCCTTACGATGTTACTTTTAAAAGTACAATTGGTACTGTGCAAGTAACTTGCCAAGCTAATACTGGTAACACTAATGTTTTATATACACTTAGCTTTAGTGCGGGTATCTCAGGAAATTATTCGGGAAGATTGGCTTACAATGGAGTAAAAACTGTTGCTTATAATTTATATAAGGATAGTAATTTTACTCAAATTCTGGGTACAGGCAGTAGTAGCACTTATACTTTTTCTAATAGTTATCCACTTGCTGGTAACCAATCCCAAACGGATAGTTTTCCTATATACGGAAAGATTCCAGTTCAACCTCTAGCAGTGCCTGGATTTGTTTACTTAGATACTATTACCGTTACCTTAACGTACTAAATTTTGTTGTAATAATCACACTAGCTTTGATTCATAGGCTATTTGGATTACCGGTAGAACCAGCAAAACTGGAAAATGTAAATTACTTTAGGTTAAAATGTGTGTGGTATTAAGAAATACATAAATTAAAAGCTGGGATATAGATATGAGAATTTTAAAAAATCTGGTCATTTTTTGCGGTTTTGCTATTGCAAGTAATGTTTTTGCTTCGGAATCGGTAAGTGTGCCAAAACAAAATGATTATTATGCAAATTATTATGAAGATACAGAAAGTACCTTGCTGTTTAAAATTAGAGGCTTTTATGCCGCTACAAATGCAAAAATGAGCAACTTACCTGCTCCGACAATTGCGGGGGCTTCAAAACCCGGAAAACTTGCACAACAGGGGTATGGCTTTGATACAGCTATGACAATATTTGTAACTGAAAATATTGCAGCTGAGGTCTCTCTTGGTCTTGGTTTCTACAAAGGTAAATCTTCTACGCTCTTAGGTGCTGCAGATGCTTACGGTAGCGGTGGTACTGGTCTTGGAAAAAGAAACCAAATTTTTATGGTCCCAGTTACCTTATCTGCCCAGTATCATGCTGCTCCATATGGTGGTCTTAGGCCTTATGTTGGTGCTGGTCTTAATGGGACCTACATGCATACACGTTCAAAAGCTATTAAAGTTGATAGTGGTTTTGGACCTGTACTCCAGGCAGGTGTAGATTTTATCTCAAAAGATGATACCTTATTTACCTTAGATATCAGGCAATATTTGTTAAAAACAAAGGTTAAATTTAAAAAAGGCTTCCTTGCTACCGATGGTATCAGTTCAAAAGTTAACTGGAATCCACTAGTGATTTCTGCCGGTTTCGGTTTTAAATTTTAGATAGCCCTTTAGGCCTTTTGTGGACGGCTGGCTTAATTTATATAAACCAAGGGGTATAAGTTCTGCTAAAGCGG of the Candidatus Megaera polyxenophila genome contains:
- a CDS encoding pilus assembly protein, which produces MSLINIQVQNYKRRELINTVLWNYFFNTTKLYEVIKKQNIYVVGFKIFAIKVLSILLSDTIVYASGTVKPGDKGYTCNLTTYNIDFGAFYPYDVTFKSTIGTVQVTCQANTGNTNVLYTLSFSAGISGNYSGRLAYNGVKTVAYNLYKDSNFTQILGTGSSSTYTFSNSYPLAGNQSQTDSFPIYGKIPVQPLAVPGFVYLDTITVTLTY
- a CDS encoding sigma-fimbriae usher protein, which translates into the protein MPSHRSSWSTAASAISDGQSMQKLSLVVEIRFLGKVFCILVGLNILFSDVSLANNSLETQIKSIESDLKVGEPKDQRLSGVAGVSGNKIPEIIHGLIGRADTPKDKPEKPQEINISDVPLQKEEAPPVIEEEKEYDINDLRSDSPEMLSTPTAVSDKQNEVKKDNKNGSDLPDSISDLAIVPDTKNKEVQLQESPRATEGNEESEEKSGLINIGDGKKYEQSIVSLRVNYEESDILSTILKDQSNNLLVLAEDITPFDIKEEYLDRTVVNLNDKKYINLTSLEGTKYNLDSSNLALDITIPAEQMKMQYFNTTQNPITDDIYGKSTRGAFLNYDLILSRNENTTYTSALNDFNYFTDKGVLFNSFFIKKEVNDIFVKKEKNSKKVDTQLTRLETNWTFDNVNDMARWRIGDSLTKAADWSGSTRFIGLQYSTNFSVRPDLITHPLASFQGRADLPTIFDVYANNLPIYRGESKTGDFEIANLPVITGKGELVVKTQDITGVVRTIRMPYYSSPSLLKAGLADYSFEAGIARKDFGLNSNRYKDFVTSANYRYGMNDYWTSAVHFELLKNYASIGTTHDVQLGNYGLISTSIASNFYKVTNAQKGSLGYNYQTDRYNFNITVSKAGKNYSDIYNALAKTSTDPSYQTSVGYNHEKFGSVFVGFLSFVANNGDSESKRVKIISTTYNRNITKNSSLNLTVGTNLANQKKESFVYLSFNANLGNKSLSLSNSNQNGISTKQFSYTAPVGNKLGWGYRATLLKGLTEDYDLQLDRQGEKGNASLFLYRYGGSAVQQLEFMGALVAMDRGLYRTQPIYNSMALVKVGEIKGVPVYNNNMLVGYTDSKGKVLVPDVLPYVPSEIRLDQRKLPLDSNFASVTAKTAPKWKTGVVIDFGVNRVKSAEMVLIDSSHKTVNFDRDVTIEGIEESLFVGYGGKVYITDIRNLISLKGTACEGDECCNFVVPINSDSKEPILDLGEVTCH
- a CDS encoding membrane protein, which encodes MRILKNLVIFCGFAIASNVFASESVSVPKQNDYYANYYEDTESTLLFKIRGFYAATNAKMSNLPAPTIAGASKPGKLAQQGYGFDTAMTIFVTENIAAEVSLGLGFYKGKSSTLLGAADAYGSGGTGLGKRNQIFMVPVTLSAQYHAAPYGGLRPYVGAGLNGTYMHTRSKAIKVDSGFGPVLQAGVDFISKDDTLFTLDIRQYLLKTKVKFKKGFLATDGISSKVNWNPLVISAGFGFKF